A genome region from Gammaproteobacteria bacterium includes the following:
- a CDS encoding MoxR family ATPase produces MSTKQSVSLLKKFVSQQIIGQQLLVDRLLIALLCDGHLLVEGAPGLAKTRAIKVLSDGVEGDFQRIQFTPDLLPADLTGTEIFRPQNGSFSFQKGPLFHNLILADEINRAPAKVQSALLEAMAERQITVGTATYPLENLFLVMATQNPIEQEGTYPLPEAQLDRFLMHVTVDYPDPESEKSILAIARKEAVQDLSKPGGGAGASAMETKPFLTQADLFQARKEVLDVFMAANLEQYLLELVLTTRNPGPYGEDLGQWVQFGASPRASIALDRCARAHAWLAGRDYVDPEDIQVMAYDVMRHRIVLSYEAEAEGITPDRLIKELIDRIAVP; encoded by the coding sequence ATGTCCACGAAACAGTCAGTATCATTATTAAAAAAGTTCGTCAGTCAGCAAATTATCGGACAGCAATTATTGGTGGACCGGTTATTAATCGCCTTGTTATGCGATGGGCATTTGTTGGTGGAGGGTGCTCCAGGTTTGGCGAAAACCCGTGCAATCAAAGTGTTGAGTGACGGAGTGGAGGGGGATTTTCAAAGAATCCAGTTTACTCCCGATTTACTGCCCGCCGACTTAACCGGCACCGAGATTTTTCGGCCCCAAAACGGTTCATTTTCGTTCCAAAAAGGGCCTTTGTTTCACAATCTGATTTTAGCAGATGAAATTAACCGGGCGCCGGCAAAGGTGCAGTCGGCTTTGTTGGAGGCGATGGCAGAACGTCAAATTACCGTAGGGACAGCCACCTATCCACTGGAGAATCTGTTTCTGGTCATGGCCACCCAAAATCCTATCGAGCAAGAAGGCACATACCCCTTACCGGAAGCCCAACTGGATAGGTTTTTAATGCACGTTACTGTGGATTATCCCGATCCGGAATCGGAAAAATCCATATTGGCTATTGCGCGAAAAGAGGCCGTGCAGGACCTGTCAAAACCCGGTGGTGGAGCAGGGGCAAGTGCCATGGAAACCAAGCCTTTTCTCACTCAAGCGGATTTGTTTCAAGCGCGCAAGGAAGTGCTTGACGTATTCATGGCCGCCAATTTGGAGCAATACCTGTTGGAACTGGTATTAACCACGCGTAATCCCGGACCCTATGGAGAAGATTTGGGGCAGTGGGTTCAGTTTGGTGCCAGTCCCAGGGCCAGTATTGCACTGGATCGATGTGCTCGGGCCCATGCCTGGTTGGCAGGACGGGATTATGTGGATCCTGAGGACATTCAAGTCATGGCGTATGATGTTATGCGTCACCGCATAGTTCTCAGTTATGAGGCCGAAGCAGAAGGAATTACGCCGGATCGGTTGATCAAGGAGCTCATAGACCGAATTGCGGTGCCATGA
- a CDS encoding BolA/IbaG family iron-sulfur metabolism protein, with amino-acid sequence MSVQSDIETKLTAALDLKHLEVINESNNHNVPPGSESHFKLVLVATDFDGLNLVNRHRKINQILAHELQHRIHALALHTFTEQEWYDRNEHVPMSPPCLGGSKSQS; translated from the coding sequence ATGAGTGTGCAATCTGATATTGAAACCAAACTGACCGCAGCGTTGGATTTGAAGCATCTTGAAGTGATCAACGAAAGCAATAACCACAACGTGCCTCCCGGCTCCGAATCTCATTTTAAGTTGGTTTTGGTTGCAACCGATTTTGATGGCCTGAACTTGGTCAATAGGCATCGTAAAATTAACCAAATACTTGCCCATGAGTTACAGCATCGCATCCATGCTCTGGCATTACACACCTTCACTGAGCAGGAATGGTACGATAGGAATGAGCACGTACCTATGTCCCCGCCGTGTTTGGGTGGTTCTAAGTCCCAATCCTAA
- a CDS encoding DUF2934 domain-containing protein codes for MSKNREDIMENSETAQKPTITKKRSKKTLTESGKTAVKAAAKTPAKTASKAKKATSILFTDEARREMIATAAYFRAQQRGFQGGSPVDDWLVAETEIDSQIRARQ; via the coding sequence GTGTCTAAAAATAGAGAGGATATAATGGAAAACAGCGAAACCGCCCAAAAACCAACCATAACTAAAAAGCGTTCCAAAAAAACCCTGACAGAATCCGGTAAAACCGCTGTCAAAGCGGCTGCCAAAACCCCTGCAAAAACGGCGTCTAAGGCAAAAAAAGCCACTTCCATCCTGTTTACGGATGAGGCTCGTCGTGAAATGATAGCGACCGCAGCTTACTTTCGAGCTCAACAACGGGGATTTCAGGGTGGCAGTCCTGTTGATGATTGGTTGGTGGCGGAAACGGAAATCGATTCTCAAATTCGAGCCCGCCAATGA
- a CDS encoding PhzF family phenazine biosynthesis protein, which produces MKIFQVDAFSSKPFQGNPAAICPLESWLDDSLLQAIAAENNLSETAFFVPGESGFHLRWFTPKAEVTLCGHATLASAHVLFQELAYKKPEIIFHTLSGDLAVKQTSAGLLMDFPALALEPCKVPAALVRALGAEPAEVLLGEDYIAVYASADEILQLRPNFALLAQLDVRGIGVTAPGDDVDFVSRFFAPRHGIEEDPVTGSLHCALTPWWANRLQRQKFTARQLSQRGGYLQCELKGDRVTLLGRAVTYMVGTVLL; this is translated from the coding sequence ATGAAGATTTTTCAGGTCGATGCGTTTAGCTCCAAACCGTTTCAAGGGAATCCGGCCGCCATTTGTCCCCTGGAGTCGTGGTTAGATGATTCTCTACTACAGGCAATTGCTGCTGAGAACAATTTGTCTGAAACGGCATTTTTTGTGCCGGGTGAATCCGGTTTTCATTTGCGCTGGTTTACGCCTAAAGCTGAGGTGACGTTGTGCGGGCATGCGACGCTGGCTTCTGCTCATGTATTGTTCCAGGAGTTGGCTTATAAAAAACCGGAAATTATATTCCACACACTTAGTGGTGATCTGGCGGTAAAACAAACATCAGCAGGGTTACTGATGGATTTTCCCGCCCTGGCTTTAGAACCGTGCAAGGTTCCCGCAGCACTGGTGCGGGCATTGGGTGCGGAGCCTGCAGAGGTTTTGTTGGGAGAAGACTATATCGCGGTGTATGCATCGGCTGATGAGATTCTGCAGTTGCGCCCCAACTTTGCATTGTTGGCGCAGTTGGATGTACGTGGTATTGGTGTGACGGCACCTGGAGATGATGTGGATTTCGTCAGTCGCTTTTTTGCACCGCGCCACGGTATTGAGGAGGACCCGGTGACGGGGTCGCTGCATTGTGCTTTGACGCCTTGGTGGGCAAACCGGTTGCAGCGTCAGAAATTTACCGCAAGACAGTTATCCCAGCGTGGTGGGTATCTGCAATGTGAATTAAAGGGGGACAGGGTTACTTTGCTGGGGCGTGCAGTGACCTATATGGTCGGAACGGTACTTTTATGA
- the argC gene encoding N-acetyl-gamma-glutamyl-phosphate reductase, translated as MSISVGVMGAGGYMGGEVLRVLLNHPQVEIAWAASRNGERIEEYHPNLYESGLKLIHPDDAEACDVVFLALPTGASIEQAARFNSLGCRVIDLGAAFRLSDCKVWERVYAQTHAQWPLVQHAVYGINELHHDEIANTRLVANPGCFASAAILALAPVVQAGLVDTQRLLVTGISGTAGVGAELSQAAHHPEIGNNLVPYNVVDHRHSYEMEQELSLLNGNNPVSVHFTPVYAPLVRGILNICHVFPLKTVSRTALLQRYREYFEEHEFIKVFDRPFETGVSWQYKPYPWVSAVNGSNYCYIGLDVDERRNRVVLFSVLDSLGKGGAQVGVENMNIMFGLDRASGLRSRALHPG; from the coding sequence ATGAGCATTTCAGTCGGTGTGATGGGCGCCGGCGGTTACATGGGAGGTGAAGTATTACGGGTCTTGCTGAACCATCCGCAAGTGGAGATTGCCTGGGCCGCCAGTCGAAACGGCGAACGTATTGAGGAGTACCACCCCAATTTATATGAGTCAGGATTAAAGCTGATTCATCCTGACGATGCCGAGGCTTGTGATGTGGTGTTTCTGGCTTTGCCTACCGGTGCTTCCATAGAGCAAGCCGCACGCTTTAACAGTCTGGGCTGTCGCGTCATTGATTTAGGCGCAGCATTTAGGTTAAGTGACTGTAAGGTGTGGGAGCGGGTTTATGCCCAAACTCATGCACAATGGCCTTTAGTACAGCACGCGGTTTATGGAATCAATGAATTGCACCATGATGAAATTGCCAACACTCGTTTAGTGGCCAATCCCGGTTGTTTTGCTTCTGCCGCTATTTTGGCTCTCGCGCCAGTAGTACAGGCCGGTTTGGTTGATACGCAAAGATTGCTGGTAACGGGAATATCCGGCACCGCAGGGGTAGGCGCCGAATTATCTCAGGCGGCGCACCATCCGGAAATCGGCAACAATCTGGTGCCCTACAATGTGGTGGACCACCGCCACAGCTACGAGATGGAACAGGAGCTGTCTCTATTGAACGGCAACAATCCTGTCAGCGTACATTTTACCCCGGTGTATGCGCCCCTGGTGCGAGGGATTCTCAATATTTGTCACGTGTTTCCCTTGAAAACTGTATCCCGAACGGCTTTGCTGCAACGGTACCGGGAATATTTTGAGGAGCATGAATTTATCAAAGTCTTTGATCGCCCCTTTGAAACCGGCGTCAGTTGGCAATACAAGCCTTACCCCTGGGTCAGTGCCGTTAATGGCAGTAACTACTGTTACATCGGTCTGGATGTGGACGAGCGGCGAAATCGCGTGGTGTTGTTTAGCGTGCTCGACAGCCTGGGTAAGGGTGGGGCTCAAGTAGGAGTGGAGAACATGAATATAATGTTTGGTTTGGATCGAGCGTCCGGGCTCAGAAGCCGGGCTTTGCATCCTGGATAG